From Granulicella sp. WH15, the proteins below share one genomic window:
- the msrA gene encoding peptide-methionine (S)-S-oxide reductase MsrA, translating to MSSFETAILAGGCFWGMQDLLRRYPGVISTRVGYAGGDVENATYRNHGTHAEAIEIVFDPKQISYRKLLEFFFQIHDPTTLNRQGNDLGTSYRSAIFYTNEEQKRTAEETIADVNASGLWPGKAVTEVVAAGPFWEAEPEHQDYLERIPNGYTCHFIRPDWKLPHRAA from the coding sequence ATGAGTTCTTTTGAGACCGCAATCTTGGCTGGTGGCTGCTTCTGGGGGATGCAGGATCTTTTGCGCCGGTATCCCGGAGTGATCTCCACGCGAGTCGGATACGCCGGTGGCGATGTAGAAAATGCAACTTATCGCAACCATGGCACTCATGCCGAAGCGATTGAGATCGTCTTCGATCCGAAGCAGATAAGCTATCGTAAGTTGCTCGAGTTCTTCTTCCAGATTCACGACCCGACGACACTGAACCGGCAGGGAAATGATCTTGGAACCAGCTATCGCTCTGCGATCTTCTACACGAATGAGGAACAGAAGCGCACGGCGGAGGAGACGATCGCGGACGTCAATGCCTCGGGCCTTTGGCCGGGTAAGGCGGTGACGGAAGTAGTGGCTGCCGGGCCTTTCTGGGAGGCGGAGCCGGAGCATCAGGACTACCTGGAGCGTATTCCAAACGGCTATACCTGCCACTTTATTCGGCCAGATTGGAAGCTCCCCCACAGGGCCGCGTGA
- the msrB gene encoding peptide-methionine (R)-S-oxide reductase MsrB, whose product MPNYTKDPDAIARLSPEQFQVTQQSGTERPFDNAYWDYSEPGLYVDVVSGEPLFSSLDKFDSDCGWPSFTKPVEGDNVEQRPDNSYGMARTEVRSSHGDSHLGHVFDDGPQEAGGLRYCINSASLRFIPVDELESEGYGDYLKLFDPKEE is encoded by the coding sequence ATGCCAAATTACACCAAGGACCCAGATGCAATTGCTCGACTGTCTCCCGAACAGTTTCAGGTCACACAGCAGAGTGGAACGGAACGGCCATTCGATAATGCCTATTGGGACTATAGCGAACCTGGTCTCTATGTAGACGTGGTCTCTGGTGAGCCGCTCTTTTCTTCGCTCGACAAGTTTGACAGCGATTGTGGATGGCCTAGCTTTACCAAGCCGGTCGAGGGCGACAATGTGGAGCAGCGGCCTGATAACAGTTACGGCATGGCCCGGACTGAGGTGCGTTCGAGCCACGGTGACAGTCATCTTGGGCATGTATTCGACGACGGCCCGCAGGAAGCAGGTGGTCTTCGATACTGCATCAACTCCGCTTCGCTGCGGTTTATTCCCGTGGACGAGCTTGAAAGCGAAGGCTACGGCGATTATTTGAAATTATTCGATCCGAAGGAGGAGTAA
- a CDS encoding Ku protein, with protein sequence MARPTWSGQIQISLVSIGVKIFPASNSARQVEFHQIDRKTGKRVHHQNVAEGESVEQKDVIKGFEYAKGMYVQIEPDELKRLRIPTATVMEIRQFVKAEEISRELIDRPYFVAPKDEAQAKALAIMRKGLAQTGTMGIGEIAFSGREHLVAIAAPLDPKQGGLMLYTLRYKEELRDPQSAVGSVKDTAIDSKELSLAKQLISSGTSTFDHAAYKNDYESAVRKLVDAKRKNKPLPVEEPKQRSGKVINLMDALRQSLAKKKTSSTSSQKGSARRGKAA encoded by the coding sequence ATGGCAAGGCCAACCTGGTCAGGGCAAATCCAGATTTCTCTAGTGTCGATTGGAGTCAAAATTTTTCCCGCAAGCAACTCCGCCCGCCAGGTGGAGTTCCACCAGATTGACCGAAAGACTGGCAAGCGGGTCCACCATCAGAACGTTGCCGAAGGCGAGTCGGTCGAACAGAAGGACGTTATCAAAGGCTTCGAGTACGCCAAGGGAATGTATGTTCAGATCGAACCGGATGAGCTGAAGCGACTTCGCATTCCGACAGCGACCGTCATGGAGATCAGGCAATTCGTGAAGGCCGAAGAGATATCGCGGGAGCTGATCGACAGACCATATTTTGTTGCCCCCAAAGATGAGGCACAGGCTAAAGCGCTCGCTATCATGCGCAAGGGACTCGCTCAGACCGGCACCATGGGAATCGGCGAGATCGCCTTCAGCGGCCGCGAGCACCTTGTCGCTATCGCCGCGCCTCTTGACCCGAAACAAGGTGGGTTGATGCTATACACCTTGCGATACAAAGAAGAGCTGCGAGATCCTCAGTCAGCTGTCGGCAGTGTCAAGGACACCGCTATAGATTCCAAAGAACTGTCGCTGGCAAAACAACTGATCAGCAGCGGCACCTCGACGTTCGATCATGCAGCCTACAAAAATGACTATGAGAGTGCCGTCCGAAAACTGGTAGATGCAAAGCGTAAGAACAAGCCGTTGCCGGTCGAAGAGCCGAAGCAAAGATCAGGCAAGGTCATCAACCTCATGGACGCCCTTCGCCAGAGTCTGGCGAAGAAGAAGACCTCTTCCACTTCATCGCAGAAAGGCTCCGCCCGTCGTGGAAAGGCTGCTTGA
- the ligD gene encoding DNA ligase D: MKTHRKQAPSDAVEEQLERYRSMRDFSITSEPSGRQKGAAPKQGQFPFVVQKHSATRLHYDFRLGWNGVLKSWAVAKGPSYVPSERRLAVEVEDHPMAYGGFEGIIPKGQYGGGTVMIWDQGTWEPQAGHTDVAEGLRKGSLKFVMHGKKMRGKWALVRMEGKAGGERKPNWLLIKEHDEFEKTADDEPITEEMPNSVVTGRSLEQIAEHEDHVWDSSKTADGNAWYRQEPTNSNGAKKKRAASPLPSLAKIPDEKLPGFMEPQLASSTATPPRGPGWLHELKLDGYRIQARKEGKKVQLLTRNGLDWTHRMKTIAEQIAALPVELAILDGEVVVLSEDGTTSFANLQASFQEGVKHPLTYFVFDLLHLNGHNLRPRPLKERKELLLSIVQDAGEFIRFSEHLEADGMELFHHACELHAEGIVSKSASSAYVSGRSSSWLKSKCIHEQEFVIGGYTLLSNGGLGVGALLLGYYRDGALIYAGRTGTGFTQKTHQALRSQLDERKQEKSPFHGQLPADARRGAIWVKPELVAQVTFATWTADNLVRQAAFQGIREDKPAIEVRKEDSAVSKPRATKPTKSKTPASFPAPVETALSKKNVPPVSPITFTNPDKILDAETNLTKSKLAEYYWEIAPFILPHIANRPLSLVRCPDGTGHNCFFQKHGNKTVSAAVDTVSVPDKKTGKPEAYITLSTREAVAELAQMGVLEVHPWGSCNEDLEHPDRIIFDLDPDIAISWQTLASTALEIRKQLKTLGLVSFLKTTGGKGLHVVVPIQPTREWMDVKEFSHQFVLAMEQQNPDLYLTKMSKAARKNKIYLDYLRNERGATAVAPFSPRARSGMNVSLPLDWSELKQDEYPVCRVADFGKWRKRLKSDPWKDFFQAQQELSFTVARQ, encoded by the coding sequence ATGAAGACACACCGAAAGCAGGCACCATCCGATGCGGTTGAGGAACAACTTGAGCGCTATCGTTCCATGCGCGACTTCTCCATCACATCCGAGCCAAGCGGCAGGCAAAAAGGTGCCGCTCCCAAGCAGGGTCAGTTCCCCTTCGTTGTTCAGAAACACTCCGCGACGCGGCTTCACTACGACTTTCGACTTGGCTGGAACGGGGTTCTAAAAAGCTGGGCTGTCGCTAAAGGCCCGAGTTATGTCCCCAGCGAGAGACGTCTTGCAGTCGAGGTCGAAGATCATCCCATGGCGTACGGCGGCTTCGAGGGCATTATTCCAAAGGGCCAATATGGCGGAGGCACCGTCATGATCTGGGATCAGGGAACCTGGGAACCACAGGCCGGCCACACCGACGTGGCTGAAGGATTGCGTAAGGGATCGCTCAAGTTCGTCATGCACGGCAAAAAAATGCGCGGCAAATGGGCACTCGTTCGCATGGAAGGAAAGGCTGGCGGCGAACGAAAGCCAAACTGGCTTCTGATCAAGGAACATGATGAGTTCGAGAAGACTGCGGATGACGAGCCCATCACTGAAGAGATGCCGAACAGCGTCGTCACCGGGCGTAGCTTAGAACAGATTGCCGAACATGAAGACCATGTCTGGGACTCCAGCAAGACTGCGGATGGCAACGCCTGGTACAGGCAGGAGCCGACAAATAGCAATGGAGCGAAGAAGAAGAGAGCCGCAAGCCCGCTTCCCTCGCTCGCGAAAATTCCTGATGAGAAATTGCCCGGATTCATGGAGCCTCAACTCGCGTCTTCGACGGCCACACCTCCCAGGGGACCTGGCTGGCTGCATGAGCTAAAGCTCGACGGCTACCGCATCCAGGCTCGAAAAGAAGGTAAGAAAGTTCAGCTCCTGACCCGCAACGGTCTCGACTGGACGCACCGCATGAAGACCATTGCCGAACAAATTGCGGCTCTTCCAGTAGAACTGGCCATCCTTGATGGAGAGGTAGTCGTGCTCTCCGAGGACGGCACGACGAGCTTTGCGAACCTGCAAGCTTCCTTTCAGGAAGGCGTCAAGCACCCACTTACCTACTTTGTATTCGACCTGCTTCATCTCAACGGACACAATCTTCGCCCGCGGCCGCTGAAGGAGAGAAAAGAACTACTCTTGAGCATCGTTCAGGATGCGGGCGAGTTCATCCGCTTCAGCGAACACCTGGAGGCTGATGGAATGGAGTTATTCCATCATGCTTGTGAGCTTCATGCCGAAGGCATCGTATCGAAATCAGCGTCGTCTGCCTATGTCTCTGGACGATCCTCAAGCTGGCTGAAGTCGAAGTGTATCCACGAACAGGAGTTCGTGATCGGCGGCTACACACTCCTCTCGAATGGAGGTCTTGGCGTGGGTGCATTGCTGCTCGGCTACTATCGGGATGGCGCACTGATCTATGCAGGCCGGACAGGCACAGGCTTTACGCAAAAGACCCATCAGGCACTGCGATCGCAGCTCGATGAGCGCAAACAGGAGAAGAGTCCCTTTCATGGTCAGCTACCTGCCGACGCGCGGCGCGGTGCGATCTGGGTGAAGCCCGAATTGGTAGCCCAGGTAACCTTCGCTACCTGGACCGCCGATAACCTGGTTAGGCAAGCCGCGTTCCAAGGCATTCGGGAAGATAAACCCGCAATTGAGGTACGGAAGGAAGATAGTGCGGTTTCCAAACCCCGAGCTACAAAACCCACGAAGAGCAAAACGCCAGCATCATTCCCTGCTCCAGTAGAGACGGCTCTATCGAAGAAAAACGTTCCCCCGGTATCGCCCATTACATTTACCAATCCAGATAAGATTCTCGACGCGGAAACAAATCTGACCAAAAGTAAGTTGGCGGAGTACTACTGGGAGATCGCTCCCTTCATCCTGCCTCACATCGCGAACCGGCCGTTGTCCTTAGTGCGTTGCCCCGATGGGACCGGCCATAACTGCTTCTTTCAGAAGCATGGGAACAAGACAGTGTCAGCAGCAGTCGATACCGTCTCCGTTCCCGATAAGAAGACCGGGAAACCAGAAGCCTACATTACTCTGTCAACGCGAGAGGCCGTTGCAGAGCTTGCGCAGATGGGCGTTCTCGAAGTGCACCCCTGGGGATCGTGCAATGAAGATCTTGAGCACCCCGATCGCATCATCTTCGATTTAGATCCTGACATCGCCATCTCCTGGCAGACTCTCGCGTCTACCGCTCTAGAGATCAGGAAGCAGCTAAAGACTTTGGGCCTTGTCAGCTTCCTGAAAACAACGGGAGGCAAGGGCCTGCATGTTGTAGTTCCCATACAGCCGACACGCGAGTGGATGGATGTCAAAGAGTTCTCGCACCAGTTTGTACTGGCGATGGAACAACAGAATCCAGATCTTTATCTAACAAAGATGAGTAAGGCAGCCCGCAAGAACAAGATTTATCTGGATTATCTTCGTAACGAACGAGGGGCGACAGCAGTCGCACCTTTTTCGCCCCGAGCGCGATCCGGTATGAACGTATCTTTGCCCTTAGACTGGTCCGAACTGAAACAGGATGAATATCCGGTCTGTCGTGTTGCCGACTTCGGAAAGTGGAGGAAACGGCTTAAATCGGATCCATGGAAGGATTTCTTCCAGGCACAGCAGGAACTCTCTTTTACCGTAGCGCGACAATAG
- a CDS encoding DUF1003 domain-containing protein yields MSQSHVQEHIDLIAKHEQDFLSRRTRAEKLSDEVAGFAGSLAFVGLHLVIFAAWITLNSLKITQLHHFDPPPYSLLSTIVALEALLLASFILIRQSRIGRRGDERDHLMLQILLLSEREITAVLEMSRQLAKQAGLGRVADQPEIKELSEQTSIEDMAKNIQENIQAAE; encoded by the coding sequence ATGTCTCAGAGCCACGTTCAGGAACACATTGATCTCATCGCCAAACACGAACAGGATTTCCTGTCACGGAGAACCCGCGCCGAAAAACTGAGTGATGAAGTCGCCGGATTCGCCGGGAGCCTGGCATTCGTTGGCCTCCACTTGGTGATCTTTGCGGCATGGATCACTCTGAACAGCCTCAAGATTACCCAACTACATCACTTCGATCCGCCGCCCTACTCTCTTCTCAGCACCATCGTGGCGCTGGAGGCGCTTCTTCTGGCAAGCTTCATCCTCATTCGGCAATCGCGCATAGGACGGCGCGGGGACGAAAGAGATCATCTGATGTTACAGATTCTTCTTCTGAGCGAGAGGGAGATCACCGCGGTCCTCGAAATGAGCAGGCAGTTGGCGAAACAGGCGGGTCTCGGAAGGGTGGCCGACCAACCCGAGATCAAAGAGCTCAGTGAGCAGACGTCCATCGAAGACATGGCAAAAAACATCCAGGAAAATATCCAGGCTGCGGAATAA
- a CDS encoding glutaminase family protein, with product MALKTLALAVLILTSPFATAQNERNPASPLIAFDPYFSVWSMADNLTDQNTKHWTGAEMPMHGFARIDGISYRWMGRNPSMTPAMKQTGLHVTPTRTEYTFESAGVRLQATFLSPGIPTDLDLLSQPVTYLTWRATATDGKPHTIELYLGIDARIAVDTSDQQVTWRRGRAGNLEILSVGSLEQRALVRAGDNLRADWGYFHLVVPADSQAMTSTAANSQAEFLKTGGIPHDDDLDQPRQANRAPLLAVAETLQVSASQTVERHVGLAFTQPFAIEYLNRRLKPYWARNGKPVQAMLIEAMQGYASAVSKSEAYDKQLTAKLIKDGGPVYARLATLAFRQTLAANGLAADMDGSPLQFPKENFSNGCIATVDVLYPSSPFFLYFNPALLEAQLKPVMEYASLPRWRFPFAPHDLGTYPLANGQVYGGGEMTEEDQMPVEESGNMLLMIAAMGRAQGDWHFAKQYWPLLVKWAAYLKDKGLDPENQLSTDDFAGHLAHNANLSIKAIDALGAFAEIAKGVGDDKLAREYTALSQDMAKKWIDLAKEGDHYKLAFDSANTWSQKYNLVWDDLLELRLFPASVKNAELAYYKTKLNQYGLPLDSRRDYTKLDWELWTATLADEDATFRMLVVPLGRWLDETPTRVPLTDWYDTKTGKQEGFQARSVVGGIFIRSLRQSGLGPK from the coding sequence ATGGCTCTGAAGACTCTTGCTCTGGCTGTTCTGATTCTCACCTCTCCATTCGCAACAGCTCAAAACGAGCGCAACCCCGCTTCGCCTCTCATCGCCTTTGACCCCTACTTCAGCGTCTGGTCGATGGCAGACAATCTTACCGACCAGAATACGAAGCACTGGACCGGTGCCGAGATGCCGATGCATGGTTTCGCCCGGATTGATGGCATATCATATCGCTGGATGGGCCGCAATCCCAGCATGACTCCAGCTATGAAGCAGACAGGGCTACATGTCACGCCGACGCGGACGGAGTACACGTTTGAGTCGGCGGGAGTCCGGCTGCAGGCGACGTTTCTCTCCCCCGGAATCCCTACGGATCTTGACCTGCTCTCGCAGCCAGTGACCTATCTCACCTGGAGAGCCACCGCAACCGACGGGAAACCACACACCATTGAACTTTATCTGGGGATTGATGCACGCATCGCCGTGGATACCTCCGATCAGCAGGTAACGTGGCGCCGCGGCAGGGCCGGTAATCTGGAAATCCTGAGCGTTGGTTCCCTGGAGCAGAGAGCACTCGTCCGGGCCGGAGACAATCTTCGCGCCGACTGGGGCTACTTCCATCTTGTCGTACCGGCTGACTCACAGGCGATGACTTCCACCGCTGCCAACTCACAGGCCGAATTTCTCAAGACCGGCGGAATCCCGCACGACGACGATCTCGATCAGCCTCGGCAGGCCAATCGTGCCCCGCTGCTGGCCGTGGCAGAGACGCTGCAGGTGAGCGCATCGCAAACCGTCGAGCGGCATGTCGGTCTCGCGTTCACGCAGCCTTTTGCAATCGAATATCTGAACCGCCGTCTTAAGCCCTACTGGGCTCGCAACGGAAAACCGGTGCAAGCCATGCTCATCGAAGCGATGCAAGGGTATGCCTCGGCTGTATCAAAGTCCGAGGCATACGATAAACAGCTAACCGCGAAGCTCATAAAAGATGGTGGACCGGTCTATGCACGGCTCGCGACGCTTGCCTTCCGGCAGACACTGGCTGCCAATGGCCTGGCTGCCGATATGGATGGATCTCCGCTGCAGTTTCCTAAAGAGAACTTTTCTAATGGCTGCATCGCGACCGTCGATGTGCTTTATCCTTCCTCGCCGTTCTTTCTCTACTTCAACCCGGCCCTGCTGGAGGCGCAGCTAAAGCCTGTGATGGAGTACGCCTCTCTCCCAAGGTGGAGGTTCCCTTTTGCGCCGCACGACTTAGGAACTTATCCACTGGCTAACGGCCAGGTTTACGGCGGCGGAGAGATGACTGAAGAGGACCAGATGCCTGTGGAAGAAAGCGGCAACATGCTGCTGATGATCGCAGCAATGGGCAGGGCTCAGGGCGACTGGCACTTCGCGAAGCAGTACTGGCCGCTGCTGGTCAAGTGGGCAGCCTATTTGAAAGATAAAGGTCTTGATCCGGAAAACCAGCTCTCCACCGATGATTTTGCCGGCCACCTCGCACACAATGCGAACCTCTCCATCAAAGCGATTGATGCGCTCGGAGCCTTTGCCGAAATAGCAAAGGGAGTTGGCGATGACAAGCTGGCCAGAGAATACACAGCTCTGTCTCAGGACATGGCTAAGAAGTGGATTGACCTGGCAAAGGAAGGCGACCACTACAAACTGGCATTCGATTCTGCAAACACCTGGAGCCAAAAGTACAACCTGGTGTGGGACGACCTGCTCGAACTGAGGCTCTTTCCTGCATCCGTGAAGAACGCCGAGTTGGCGTACTACAAGACAAAGCTCAACCAGTACGGCCTTCCGCTCGACAGTCGAAGAGATTACACGAAGCTCGACTGGGAGCTGTGGACGGCAACGTTGGCCGACGAGGATGCTACCTTCCGCATGCTGGTCGTCCCGCTGGGAAGGTGGCTGGATGAAACCCCAACCCGTGTCCCACTTACCGATTGGTACGACACAAAGACCGGCAAACAGGAGGGCTTTCAAGCACGATCCGTCGTAGGAGGCATCTTCATCCGATCGCTGCGGCAGTCAGGGCTTGGCCCCAAGTAG
- a CDS encoding DUF4157 domain-containing protein, which produces MEFASAERKPAARTTPAQLRVGPVQDALEMEAERVADAVMASAPPSFPSSPGGGGAPMIRRCACGSPARGEECETCRKARRKSEGKVQREADGQAYPEFAPPLVHHVLATSGNPLDGSARPFLEGRFGFDFSRIRIHNDARAHQSAEGIGANAYTAGDHIVFARGRYAPETWAGRRLLAHELAHTVQQRRGEAKSVQRQPTPPPIHADADFSANVTRLEEIIRTGGPVPGETRVIASAIIDVEGYTGPREMRAISGAATDALGQGAPVYHAHSPAGGPGAATSATRSIAGAGSRREFPFSHINDAERKIFEDLAGRLPENARGTVHFLTERVRQVNGQTVFEPIPACSGCTQATFQMGSFRGVNFVSHAATHPTPTLDLGKGPENKVNPPPETKPKAEPESTKALGEAEGGVGTKALGEAEGGLGTKALADSEGLEGGLGAAAGEEAAAADAALGTRALGKAGGIAVGIALIAGWVLWEITVEPKLQKLRDTVEGYKDERRKEFMAKIQQDFQKQGSERVGLILKSCWLQRLREKEKEGKKSYVHVSLKVTYRDNRIFFTHGDPEAPLDLDYAGSEVVGVSVDQTVQGASLEPLVHSDEKSFMTASKVFWTQILHFSFEAPTTAAIEKEFGKADDVLNCQSGACFIATACYGTSSVPQLDTLRSFRDGVLARSRAGRALVRFYYRNSTPVALYLWKHSAARRTVRYGLVAPLVLLVRVCGAGGAGQQL; this is translated from the coding sequence ATGGAGTTTGCCTCAGCGGAGCGCAAGCCCGCAGCCAGGACCACACCGGCACAGTTGCGTGTGGGGCCGGTGCAGGATGCGCTGGAGATGGAGGCCGAACGAGTTGCAGATGCTGTAATGGCATCGGCTCCGCCGAGCTTTCCGTCGTCTCCGGGGGGCGGCGGTGCGCCGATGATTCGACGCTGCGCCTGCGGTTCGCCAGCCCGCGGCGAGGAGTGTGAAACGTGCCGGAAGGCGCGGCGGAAGAGCGAAGGCAAGGTGCAACGCGAGGCCGATGGCCAGGCGTATCCGGAGTTCGCTCCTCCGCTCGTGCATCATGTGCTGGCGACGTCGGGTAATCCGCTGGATGGTTCTGCGCGGCCCTTCCTCGAAGGGCGCTTCGGATTCGACTTCAGCCGGATTCGCATTCACAATGACGCGCGCGCGCACCAGTCGGCGGAGGGGATTGGAGCCAATGCGTACACGGCGGGCGATCACATTGTGTTTGCTCGCGGACGGTATGCCCCGGAGACCTGGGCAGGCCGCCGTCTGCTGGCGCACGAGCTTGCGCACACGGTGCAGCAGCGCAGGGGCGAGGCGAAGAGCGTGCAGCGGCAGCCGACTCCGCCACCGATTCATGCGGATGCGGATTTTTCCGCCAACGTGACCCGCCTGGAGGAGATCATCCGCACTGGCGGTCCAGTTCCGGGCGAGACGCGGGTGATTGCTTCCGCCATCATCGACGTGGAGGGGTATACCGGACCGCGCGAGATGCGCGCCATCAGCGGAGCGGCCACGGACGCTTTGGGGCAGGGAGCGCCGGTGTACCATGCGCACTCTCCCGCGGGTGGACCAGGGGCGGCAACCTCGGCTACTCGGAGCATCGCAGGTGCGGGCAGCCGTCGCGAATTTCCGTTCTCGCACATCAACGATGCGGAGCGGAAGATCTTTGAAGACCTTGCGGGGAGGCTTCCCGAGAACGCGAGAGGAACAGTCCATTTTCTTACGGAGCGCGTTCGGCAGGTGAATGGGCAGACTGTGTTTGAACCCATCCCCGCGTGCTCCGGATGCACGCAGGCGACCTTTCAGATGGGCAGCTTTCGCGGAGTGAACTTCGTCAGCCACGCCGCGACGCATCCGACGCCGACGCTGGATCTCGGCAAGGGGCCGGAGAATAAGGTGAATCCGCCGCCGGAGACGAAACCGAAGGCTGAGCCTGAGAGCACCAAGGCGTTAGGCGAGGCGGAAGGAGGCGTTGGGACTAAGGCACTGGGAGAGGCCGAGGGAGGACTGGGTACGAAGGCTCTCGCGGATTCAGAGGGTCTGGAGGGAGGCTTGGGAGCGGCTGCCGGTGAAGAGGCTGCTGCTGCCGATGCGGCGCTGGGAACTCGCGCCCTGGGCAAGGCAGGAGGCATCGCAGTAGGCATCGCCTTGATCGCGGGGTGGGTTCTTTGGGAGATCACGGTAGAGCCCAAACTGCAAAAATTACGTGACACGGTGGAGGGGTACAAGGATGAGCGCCGTAAAGAGTTTATGGCGAAGATCCAGCAAGATTTTCAGAAGCAGGGATCGGAGCGGGTGGGGCTCATCCTCAAATCCTGCTGGCTGCAGAGGCTGCGTGAGAAAGAGAAGGAAGGTAAGAAATCGTACGTCCATGTTTCGCTCAAAGTGACGTATAGGGACAACCGGATCTTCTTTACGCATGGTGATCCCGAAGCCCCGCTCGATCTAGATTATGCAGGCTCGGAGGTGGTCGGTGTCAGCGTAGATCAGACGGTTCAGGGGGCGTCCCTCGAGCCTCTGGTGCACTCTGATGAAAAGAGCTTTATGACCGCCAGCAAGGTCTTCTGGACGCAGATTCTTCACTTTTCTTTTGAAGCGCCTACAACGGCTGCTATCGAGAAGGAGTTCGGCAAAGCGGACGATGTGCTGAACTGTCAAAGCGGGGCTTGCTTCATCGCGACGGCCTGCTACGGTACGTCCAGCGTTCCGCAACTGGATACGCTTCGCTCATTCCGTGACGGGGTGTTGGCGCGCTCGCGTGCGGGACGCGCATTGGTGCGGTTCTACTACCGCAACTCCACTCCAGTTGCCCTCTATCTATGGAAGCACAGCGCTGCTCGTCGCACCGTTCGTTACGGGCTGGTTGCACCGCTAGTCCTGCTTGTTCGCGTCTGCGGGGCGGGTGGCGCAGGTCAGCAACTCTGA
- a CDS encoding DUF6734 family protein, with the protein MRAVWSFWSRPHLSGRNFTWKTELHHRLSWILSVESARPHFSSLALWTDDAGAEMLIGQLGLRFDEVSTSLNVLAEDDTDWWMMGKLQCYAEQYQPYVHIDSDVYLFQPLPEWARTAAVVAQNPEDTVAALPWYDADRAALMIRVHGNRRIPEEWTWYRTFSPVQTAACCGIVGGNRTDLLRRYADTVLSVLRAPENRRAFDDWDDKRVLNPLFEQYLLAACAAYEGVPITYLFESYGQAVNGGAARLGFTHLMAGSKVDPDLMERLERRVARCYPELYERAVSSMEVLEESAAKDSAPVEDEERVGV; encoded by the coding sequence TTGCGAGCAGTCTGGTCATTCTGGAGCCGTCCTCATCTGTCCGGGCGCAACTTTACCTGGAAGACGGAGCTGCATCACCGTCTTTCCTGGATTCTGTCGGTGGAGAGCGCCCGCCCGCACTTCAGCTCTCTGGCTTTGTGGACGGACGACGCCGGTGCCGAGATGCTGATCGGCCAGCTTGGCCTGCGCTTCGATGAGGTCTCGACATCGTTGAATGTGCTGGCCGAAGACGACACCGACTGGTGGATGATGGGCAAGTTGCAGTGCTATGCGGAGCAGTATCAGCCCTATGTACACATCGACTCCGACGTATACCTGTTTCAGCCGCTGCCGGAGTGGGCCAGGACGGCTGCAGTGGTGGCGCAGAATCCGGAAGACACCGTCGCGGCTCTGCCCTGGTATGACGCGGACCGCGCCGCGCTGATGATCCGGGTCCATGGCAACCGCCGGATTCCAGAGGAGTGGACGTGGTATCGCACCTTTTCTCCGGTGCAGACGGCGGCGTGTTGCGGCATAGTCGGCGGCAACCGAACGGATCTCCTTCGTCGTTATGCGGATACGGTGCTGTCGGTGCTGCGTGCGCCGGAGAACCGCAGGGCCTTTGACGATTGGGACGACAAACGTGTGCTCAATCCACTGTTTGAACAGTACCTGCTGGCGGCCTGCGCGGCGTATGAGGGCGTGCCCATCACGTATCTGTTCGAGTCGTATGGGCAGGCTGTGAACGGCGGCGCTGCGCGTCTTGGCTTCACTCATCTAATGGCGGGATCGAAGGTCGATCCCGATCTGATGGAGCGGCTGGAACGCCGTGTTGCACGCTGCTATCCGGAACTCTACGAGAGGGCCGTGAGCAGCATGGAGGTATTGGAAGAGAGCGCCGCGAAGGACTCCGCGCCTGTAGAGGACGAAGAGCGCGTCGGGGTCTGA